One Chloroflexota bacterium genomic window carries:
- the cas5e gene encoding type I-E CRISPR-associated protein Cas5/CasD, with product MRDFLILKLHGPMQAWGEHTFEGLRPSANFPTRSGLLGLLGACIGIKRNDREQLQQLADSVGMAVRVDERRMSRRDGKSRTLRVVKMTDYHTVKDAREDYTGLKKHDTIQTWREYLYDAEFTVALWNQPDAALSFDELEAAIKRPLFTPYLGRRSCPLARPLFEARLKSSDVLEALKGIAPHGGTIYSEEKIGDRMKRVRNVPLIHQPRQFAGRNLYIHGGEHVSE from the coding sequence ATGCGAGACTTTCTCATTCTCAAACTACACGGCCCCATGCAGGCATGGGGCGAACATACCTTCGAGGGACTGAGGCCGTCGGCCAATTTTCCCACCCGAAGCGGCTTACTGGGGCTTCTCGGCGCGTGCATCGGTATCAAAAGAAACGATCGCGAACAACTTCAACAACTGGCGGACAGTGTCGGCATGGCGGTACGGGTGGACGAGCGTCGCATGTCCCGTAGGGATGGAAAATCACGGACTTTACGGGTGGTGAAGATGACCGATTACCACACCGTGAAAGATGCCCGTGAGGATTACACAGGCCTGAAAAAGCATGACACCATCCAGACCTGGCGGGAATATCTGTACGATGCCGAATTTACCGTGGCGCTCTGGAATCAGCCGGATGCGGCTCTGAGTTTCGACGAACTGGAGGCAGCGATAAAGCGGCCGCTCTTCACACCCTATCTTGGACGGCGAAGTTGTCCGCTTGCACGTCCGCTGTTTGAAGCGCGGCTTAAGTCTTCGGATGTTTTGGAGGCGTTGAAAGGCATAGCGCCTCATGGCGGGACGATCTACAGCGAGGAGAAAATAGGCGACCGTATGAAAAGGGTCCGTAATGTTCCGTTAATTCACCAACCGCGCCAATTTGCCGGGCGCAACCTCTATATCCACGGAGGTGAACATGTATCTGAGTAA
- the cas6e gene encoding type I-E CRISPR-associated protein Cas6/Cse3/CasE: MYLSKILIKGSACRNPYEIHRALWTLFLENEDAGRDFLFRVGHSDRDHAEILMQSVREPERSSNTVQILACKEYPLLLFPRQRLRFMLIANPVKTISDEMGRKDTDGETKKCRVPLIREEEQRSWIERKLQNAASLEMLAIDPVFPMNFRKNREDRIGKIQPVRFQGVLKIEEPEAVMELVQNGIGPAKAFGCGLLSLAKV, translated from the coding sequence ATGTATCTGAGTAAAATACTGATAAAAGGTTCTGCCTGCCGCAATCCCTACGAGATCCACCGGGCATTGTGGACGCTGTTTCTGGAAAATGAGGATGCCGGCCGTGATTTTCTTTTCCGTGTTGGGCATTCGGATCGCGATCATGCCGAGATTCTGATGCAATCGGTCAGAGAACCGGAACGATCATCTAATACGGTGCAAATATTGGCTTGCAAGGAATATCCGCTGCTGTTGTTTCCAAGGCAGCGGTTACGTTTTATGTTGATTGCCAACCCGGTAAAAACAATCAGTGATGAAATGGGACGTAAAGACACGGATGGCGAAACGAAGAAATGTCGTGTACCTCTTATCCGGGAAGAGGAGCAGCGGTCCTGGATAGAACGTAAGCTTCAGAATGCTGCATCACTGGAGATGCTTGCCATAGATCCTGTCTTTCCAATGAACTTCAGGAAAAACAGGGAAGATCGGATCGGGAAAATTCAGCCGGTTCGCTTTCAAGGCGTCCTGAAAATTGAGGAACCTGAAGCAGTAATGGAATTGGTCCAGAACGGCATCGGCCCCGCCAAGGCCTTCGGTTGTGGTCTGCTTTCATTGGCGAAGGTATGA